One stretch of Arachis duranensis cultivar V14167 chromosome 1, aradu.V14167.gnm2.J7QH, whole genome shotgun sequence DNA includes these proteins:
- the LOC107493225 gene encoding uncharacterized protein LOC107493225 — translation MTLIDFVKSGPPRFNGNANALEADGWFRDMERFLYIQHISEAQSVEIVTYLLEGEAQKWWQELYHTLQMELTDIPWNRFKTEFYGKYFLHALRIAKELELMQLKQENMSVADYTREFDNLCHLSKVCQGNPADYEAWKCAQYEKGLRRDIFNYVSPQKLTNFPELVKKSKFAKSDSMKRAMLQEGYGKTTPYEPHRAELGVYYKCGKPGHTTRDYPHRERRDAAELDSQT, via the coding sequence ATGACCCTTATTGACTTCGTCAAGAGTGGTCCACCTCGGTTTAATGGAAATGCCAATGCGTTAGAGGCTGATGGGTGGTTTCGAGACATGGAGAGATTTTTATACATTCAGCACATATCGGAAGCACAGTCGGTGGAAATAGTAACTTACTTGTTGGAGGGAGAGGCTCAGAAATGGTGGCAGGAGTTATATCATACCTTGCAGATGGAGTTAACAGATATCCCTTGGAATAGATTCAAGACGGAATTTTACGGGAAATATTTCTTACATGCACTTCGCATTGCAAAGGAATTAGAGTTAATGCAACTGAAACAAGAGAATATGTCTGTTGCTGACTATACTCGTGAATTTGACAACCTGTGTCATCTCTCAAAAGTTTGTCAAGGAAATCCAGCCGACTATGAGGCGTGGAAGTGTGCTCAATATGAGAAAGGACTTAGAAGAGACATCTTCAACTACGTGAGTCCACAAAAGCTAACGAATTTCCCTGAATTGGTTAAGAAAAGTAAATTCGCAAAAAGTGATTCCATGAAGCGAGCAATGTTACAGGAAGGCTATGGAAAGACTACTCCATATGAGCCGCATAGGGCTGAGCTAGGTGTATACTACAAGTGCGGGAAGCCGGGGCATACAACTCGAGACTATCCGCACAGGGAACGCCGAGATGCAGCCGAACTCGATTCTCAGACTTGA